A single genomic interval of Bacillus spongiae harbors:
- the lpdA gene encoding dihydrolipoyl dehydrogenase codes for MVVGDFPIETDTLVVGSGPGGYVAAIRAAQLGQKVTIVEKGSIGGVCLNIGCIPSKALISAGHRYETAQHSDDMGITAENVKVDFSKVQKWKASVVNKLTGGVETLLKGNKVDIVRGEAYFVDANTVRVMDDNSAQTYKFKNAIIATGSRPIEIPTFKYSKRVLDSTGAINLGEIPKNLVVIGGGYIGTELGTAYANFGTGVTILEGSDEILGGFEKQMSSIVKRKLKKKGVDIVTKAMAKGVQESEDGVVVTYEANGETKTVEADYVLVTVGRRANTDELGLEQAGVELTDRGIVKIDKQCRTNVSNIYAIGDIVEGPPLAHKASYEGKIAAEAIAGEKSEIDYHGIPAVVFSDPELASVGYTEKEAKDEGIEVVAAKFPFGVNGRALALNNTDGFVKLVTRKEDGLLIGAQIAGASASDMIAELGLAIEAGMTAEDIAMTIHAHPTLGEIAMEAAEVAMGTPIHIMK; via the coding sequence ATGGTAGTAGGAGATTTTCCAATTGAAACAGATACTCTTGTCGTGGGATCAGGTCCTGGTGGATATGTAGCGGCTATTCGTGCGGCACAACTTGGACAAAAAGTAACGATTGTTGAGAAGGGTAGTATAGGCGGGGTTTGCTTAAATATCGGTTGTATTCCTTCTAAAGCACTTATTTCAGCCGGTCACCGCTATGAAACAGCTCAACATTCTGATGATATGGGAATTACAGCTGAAAACGTAAAGGTTGACTTTTCTAAAGTGCAGAAATGGAAAGCTAGTGTAGTTAATAAACTTACTGGCGGTGTAGAGACTTTATTAAAGGGTAATAAAGTAGACATCGTAAGAGGAGAAGCTTACTTCGTTGATGCAAATACAGTTCGTGTAATGGATGATAATTCAGCACAGACGTATAAATTTAAGAATGCGATTATTGCGACGGGATCACGTCCAATTGAAATTCCAACGTTTAAATATTCTAAGCGTGTTCTAGATTCAACAGGAGCGATTAACTTAGGTGAAATTCCAAAAAACCTCGTGGTCATTGGCGGAGGATATATTGGGACAGAACTAGGTACAGCGTATGCAAACTTTGGAACAGGTGTTACGATTTTAGAGGGATCTGATGAAATTCTTGGCGGATTTGAAAAGCAGATGTCTTCTATTGTAAAGCGTAAATTAAAGAAAAAAGGCGTTGACATCGTAACAAAAGCGATGGCAAAAGGTGTTCAAGAAAGTGAAGACGGTGTTGTTGTAACTTATGAAGCAAACGGTGAAACAAAAACTGTTGAAGCTGACTATGTGTTAGTTACAGTGGGACGTCGTGCGAACACTGATGAGCTAGGATTAGAGCAAGCTGGTGTAGAACTAACGGACAGAGGAATTGTGAAAATCGATAAGCAATGTCGCACAAATGTTTCAAACATTTATGCAATTGGTGATATTGTTGAAGGTCCTCCTTTAGCACATAAAGCTTCTTACGAAGGAAAAATTGCAGCTGAAGCGATTGCAGGAGAAAAATCAGAAATTGATTATCACGGAATTCCTGCTGTTGTGTTCTCTGATCCAGAACTAGCTTCTGTTGGTTATACTGAAAAAGAAGCAAAAGATGAAGGAATTGAAGTAGTAGCAGCGAAATTCCCATTTGGTGTTAATGGACGTGCACTAGCTTTAAACAATACTGATGGTTTTGTGAAACTAGTTACACGTAAAGAGGATGGCTTGCTAATCGGTGCTCAAATCGCAGGTGCTAGCGCTTCTGATATGATTGCTGAGTTAGGCCTTGCTATTGAAGCTGGTATGACAGCAGAAGATATAGCGATGACGATTCATGCTCACCCAACATTGGGAGAAATTGCTATGGAAGCTGCTGAAGTAGCGATGGGTACTCCAATTCACATCATGAAGTAA
- a CDS encoding IucA/IucC family protein: protein MQHTAKQIALYASFQAFLNGYIREISGGRWMKKDEWVKEQRTSEIMTEPYVYELELPLQSIRLAIGVKYRSLVGRHTFGITLTYSEGNRVWEKSDELITIMTLNQELYLRSQINLSGQHDPRYDELTIRIMDSYQTMTRIIEQRMEDATSLYDSNSSFIETEQSLIYGHWLHPTPKSRQGMAQWQQSTFSPELKGSFQLHYFLVNRSIVRESSVLHESASQICKQPLIQSECEINTLENECVIPIHPLQAQWLLQQPSVKEVMEAGLIQELGILGPYYQATSSLRTVYNEDDPYMYKFSIPVKVTNSLRVNRRHELKAGGLMASLMNKLHYTIHYPSFQIIHDPAFITVDFPDQLESGFEVIIRSNVFQRGQGEGISSIAALVQDPIPGHKSRLYNIIVDLVQLESESLESESLESVSFKWFKEYWHCTIEPLIKLYDQYGIALEAHQQNSVLDVSAGYPKTYYYRDNQGYYLSKSYQESLLNLEPMLVESPELFYEDECIQDRFAYYLIWNQLFSIIHRLGADHLIREEELLKWSTEQLRDLLTQLGKSGKTFVQSILNNEKLAYKGNLLTSFYNVDELTAELEQAVYCNVPNPFFLHGKEGEYAFSKSSILS from the coding sequence ATGCAACACACAGCAAAACAAATTGCACTTTATGCCTCGTTTCAAGCATTTCTTAATGGCTATATTCGTGAAATAAGTGGCGGTCGATGGATGAAGAAGGACGAATGGGTAAAAGAGCAAAGAACATCAGAGATTATGACAGAACCTTATGTTTATGAATTAGAATTACCACTGCAATCAATTCGACTCGCAATTGGGGTTAAATATCGTTCCTTGGTAGGAAGACATACATTTGGAATTACTCTTACGTATAGTGAAGGGAATAGGGTCTGGGAAAAGTCGGACGAGTTAATCACGATAATGACACTCAATCAAGAATTATATTTAAGGAGTCAAATCAATCTGAGTGGTCAACACGACCCTCGCTACGATGAGCTAACTATTCGAATTATGGACAGCTATCAAACAATGACGAGAATCATTGAACAGAGGATGGAAGATGCTACTAGTCTGTATGATTCAAATAGCTCATTTATCGAAACAGAACAGTCGTTAATATATGGCCATTGGCTACACCCTACGCCAAAAAGCAGGCAAGGAATGGCACAATGGCAACAATCGACTTTTTCGCCAGAGTTAAAAGGATCGTTTCAGCTTCACTATTTTCTCGTAAATCGCAGCATTGTAAGGGAGAGTTCCGTTCTTCATGAAAGTGCAAGTCAGATATGTAAACAGCCCTTAATCCAAAGCGAATGTGAAATTAATACCTTAGAGAATGAATGTGTCATTCCAATACATCCTCTCCAAGCTCAATGGCTTTTGCAACAACCTTCTGTAAAAGAAGTAATGGAAGCTGGGTTAATCCAAGAGCTTGGGATACTAGGACCTTATTATCAGGCAACATCCTCACTAAGAACCGTGTATAACGAGGATGATCCCTATATGTACAAATTTTCAATTCCTGTAAAAGTAACCAATTCCTTGCGAGTAAATCGTCGTCACGAGCTAAAAGCAGGAGGTTTGATGGCAAGTCTGATGAATAAGCTTCACTATACAATTCATTATCCTTCTTTCCAAATCATTCATGACCCTGCCTTTATAACGGTGGATTTCCCAGATCAATTAGAATCTGGGTTTGAGGTCATTATTCGCTCAAATGTATTCCAAAGGGGTCAAGGTGAGGGGATTAGCTCTATTGCAGCATTAGTGCAAGATCCCATTCCTGGACATAAATCAAGACTATACAATATTATCGTTGACTTAGTCCAATTAGAATCTGAATCATTAGAATCTGAATCATTAGAATCTGTCAGCTTTAAGTGGTTCAAAGAGTATTGGCATTGTACGATTGAGCCCTTAATTAAATTATATGATCAATATGGTATCGCTTTAGAGGCTCATCAACAGAATAGTGTTTTAGATGTGTCAGCGGGTTATCCCAAAACGTATTATTATCGCGATAATCAAGGCTATTATTTATCAAAGTCTTATCAAGAAAGCTTATTAAATTTGGAACCTATGTTAGTAGAGTCCCCTGAGCTTTTTTATGAAGATGAATGTATTCAGGATCGATTTGCTTATTACTTAATTTGGAATCAACTATTTTCTATTATTCACCGTTTAGGTGCAGACCACTTAATTCGAGAGGAAGAATTACTAAAATGGTCTACAGAACAATTACGTGATTTACTAACTCAGCTCGGTAAAAGTGGAAAGACCTTTGTCCAATCCATTTTAAATAATGAAAAACTTGCCTATAAAGGCAACTTGTTAACAAGCTTTTATAATGTAGATGAATTAACGGCTGAGCTAGAACAAGCTGTGTATTGTAACGTGCCCAATCCATTTTTTCTTCATGGGAAGGAGGGGGAATATGCATTTTCAAAATCCAGTATCTTATCGTGA
- a CDS encoding ABC transporter ATP-binding protein: protein MEEIIRTNALTLSYSDSTIIKELDLVIPAGEITVLIGGNGCGKSTLLRALARLLPPENGSILLNGDDLSRLPTKDVAKKLAILPQSPITPEGLSVIQLVKQGRYPYQNWLKQWSKEDEEAVVNALTATGLLALKDRPIDQLSGGQRQRVWIAMCLAQNTNIVLLDEPTTYLDLTHQIEILDLLYELNEKEKRTIVMVLHDLNLACRYAHNLIAIKDQKVVAQGEPEKVINSKLVKEVFDLNCEVTLDPLFGTPLCIPYGKGRKIV, encoded by the coding sequence ATGGAAGAAATTATTCGAACGAATGCTTTAACATTGTCATATAGTGATTCGACTATTATTAAAGAGCTGGACTTAGTGATTCCAGCAGGGGAAATTACAGTTCTAATTGGCGGGAATGGTTGCGGGAAATCAACATTGTTACGTGCATTAGCTCGTTTATTGCCTCCCGAAAATGGTTCAATTCTTTTGAATGGGGATGATCTTTCTCGTCTTCCCACTAAAGATGTAGCAAAAAAATTAGCCATTTTACCTCAATCACCTATCACACCAGAAGGACTATCTGTTATACAGCTCGTAAAACAAGGGAGGTATCCGTATCAAAATTGGTTAAAGCAATGGTCGAAGGAGGATGAAGAGGCGGTAGTAAATGCATTAACAGCGACGGGACTACTTGCACTAAAAGATAGGCCTATTGATCAGCTATCCGGTGGACAAAGACAAAGAGTGTGGATTGCCATGTGTCTAGCCCAAAATACAAATATCGTTTTACTAGACGAACCGACTACTTATTTAGATTTGACTCATCAAATAGAAATACTGGATTTACTATATGAATTGAATGAAAAAGAGAAAAGAACGATCGTAATGGTTTTACATGATCTAAATTTAGCATGTCGTTATGCACATAATTTAATAGCCATTAAGGACCAAAAAGTAGTGGCCCAAGGGGAACCAGAAAAAGTGATAAATTCCAAGCTTGTCAAAGAAGTGTTTGATTTAAATTGTGAAGTCACGCTAGATCCGTTATTTGGAACCCCCCTATGTATTCCATACGGAAAAGGGAGGAAGATTGTGTAG
- a CDS encoding antibiotic biosynthesis monooxygenase — protein MFVQMKYIYVTEGHAHNMKNRFAGEGVIEKQPGFIDLSVLKKSSRKGQEEVIVMIRWESERDWKAWETSDIHLAGHRANRGKPSPSYIIDSRQEVYQVLAQK, from the coding sequence TTGTTTGTTCAAATGAAATATATTTATGTAACTGAAGGCCATGCTCATAATATGAAAAATCGATTTGCAGGGGAGGGTGTAATTGAGAAACAACCAGGTTTTATAGACTTGAGTGTGTTAAAAAAAAGTAGTCGTAAAGGGCAAGAGGAAGTAATTGTCATGATTCGATGGGAATCAGAGAGGGATTGGAAGGCTTGGGAAACGAGTGATATTCATCTTGCAGGGCATCGTGCCAATCGAGGCAAACCTTCCCCTTCTTACATAATTGATAGTCGCCAAGAAGTCTATCAAGTGCTTGCGCAAAAATAA
- a CDS encoding iron ABC transporter permease yields the protein MGLSNQLLKLLSLMTALSLLILFILLSLLLGYADTTVQTAYEAFTQFDGSNEHLIIKNVRLPRALIAAAVGSSLAIAGVLMQTLTKNPLAESGILGINAGAGFAVVITITFIESAQLLPFAAFIGAGIAAIAVYFTGSAGLHGLTPMKLTLAGAAFAALFSSFTQALLVTNESALDEALFWLAGSVQGRDLSILVTLFPYLVTGWIIALFISAKMNVLAMGDDVAKGLGIQLGLVKLTVALVVVLLAGGSVAIAGPIGFIGIVIPHIARHIIGTDHRWLIPFSGLLGGILLLAADIGARFIIMPQEVPVGVMTAFIGTPFFIYIARRGFNSQ from the coding sequence ATGGGTTTATCAAATCAATTATTAAAACTATTATCTTTAATGACAGCACTATCCCTATTAATTCTGTTTATCTTATTGAGTTTGCTTTTAGGCTATGCTGATACGACTGTTCAAACAGCTTATGAAGCATTTACTCAATTTGATGGATCGAATGAACATCTTATTATAAAAAACGTTCGATTACCTAGAGCCTTAATAGCAGCAGCGGTAGGTTCATCGCTTGCTATCGCAGGGGTTCTCATGCAAACATTAACCAAAAATCCTTTGGCAGAATCGGGTATATTAGGGATAAACGCTGGTGCTGGGTTTGCAGTAGTTATAACTATTACATTTATTGAAAGCGCTCAGCTTCTTCCATTCGCTGCTTTTATTGGTGCAGGTATTGCCGCAATCGCTGTATATTTCACTGGTTCAGCTGGACTTCATGGTTTAACCCCCATGAAATTAACCCTTGCTGGTGCTGCATTTGCTGCGTTATTTTCATCCTTTACTCAAGCCTTATTGGTCACAAATGAAAGTGCGCTTGATGAGGCTCTTTTTTGGTTAGCTGGGTCAGTCCAAGGGAGAGACTTATCCATTTTAGTAACACTTTTCCCTTATTTAGTAACCGGCTGGATTATCGCTCTATTCATCTCTGCAAAAATGAATGTACTAGCGATGGGGGATGACGTTGCGAAAGGACTAGGAATTCAATTAGGTCTAGTAAAATTGACTGTGGCTCTAGTAGTAGTATTACTTGCTGGAGGATCTGTTGCCATAGCCGGTCCAATCGGATTTATTGGAATTGTTATACCTCATATTGCCAGACATATAATAGGCACAGACCATCGCTGGCTAATTCCGTTTTCAGGGTTGCTAGGGGGCATTCTTCTTTTGGCAGCTGATATTGGTGCAAGGTTTATCATCATGCCTCAAGAGGTTCCAGTTGGAGTCATGACTGCTTTTATTGGAACACCATTCTTTATTTATATAGCAAGAAGGGGGTTTAATAGCCAGTGA
- a CDS encoding dihydrolipoamide acetyltransferase family protein, producing the protein MSFQFKLPDIGEGIHEGEIVKWFVKPGDKVAEDDVLCEVQNDKAVVEIPSPVAGTVEEVLVDEGEVAVVGDVLIKFDAPGYEDLKFKGDHEGDEAPEEKVEEAAQDSGQKVEATPTEATPEVDPSRRVIAMPSVRKYARDKGVTIQQVVGTGKNGRILKSDIDAFLQGGATPVAEASEEVIVEEVAVETAAPEKQAKVEIPETEFPETREKMSGIRKAIAKAMVNSKQTAPHVTLMDEVDVTELWAHRKKFKEIAAEKGVKLTFLPYVVKALTSALREYPVLNTSIDDAAGEIVQKHYFNIGIAADTDKGLLVPVVKNADRKSMFSISDEINELATKARDGRLAPAEMKGASCTITNIGSAGGQWFTPVINHPEVAILGIGRIAQKPVVKNGEIVAAPVLALSLSFDHRIIDGATAQNALNHIKRLLNDPELLLMEA; encoded by the coding sequence TTGTCATTTCAATTTAAATTACCCGACATCGGTGAAGGTATACACGAAGGTGAAATCGTTAAATGGTTTGTTAAACCTGGCGATAAAGTAGCAGAGGATGACGTGCTTTGTGAAGTACAAAACGATAAAGCAGTTGTTGAAATTCCTTCACCAGTAGCAGGTACAGTAGAAGAAGTACTAGTAGATGAAGGTGAAGTTGCAGTTGTTGGTGATGTATTAATCAAATTCGATGCACCTGGATATGAAGACTTAAAGTTTAAAGGTGACCATGAAGGTGATGAAGCGCCAGAAGAAAAAGTGGAAGAAGCTGCTCAGGATTCTGGACAAAAAGTAGAAGCGACTCCAACAGAAGCAACTCCTGAAGTTGATCCATCCCGCCGTGTTATTGCGATGCCATCTGTACGTAAGTATGCGCGTGATAAAGGAGTTACAATTCAGCAAGTCGTTGGTACAGGGAAAAATGGTCGTATTTTAAAATCAGATATAGATGCATTCTTACAAGGTGGAGCAACGCCAGTAGCTGAAGCTTCAGAAGAAGTAATTGTTGAAGAAGTAGCTGTTGAAACTGCAGCTCCTGAAAAACAAGCGAAAGTGGAAATTCCTGAAACTGAGTTCCCTGAAACTCGTGAAAAAATGAGCGGAATTAGAAAAGCAATTGCGAAAGCGATGGTTAACTCTAAACAGACTGCTCCACATGTTACGTTAATGGATGAAGTTGATGTAACGGAACTATGGGCTCACCGTAAGAAATTTAAAGAAATTGCTGCGGAAAAAGGAGTTAAACTAACGTTCTTGCCTTATGTTGTAAAAGCTTTAACTAGTGCTTTACGTGAGTACCCTGTATTAAATACTTCTATTGACGACGCGGCAGGCGAAATTGTTCAGAAGCACTACTTCAATATTGGAATTGCAGCAGACACAGATAAAGGTCTTCTTGTTCCTGTAGTGAAGAATGCTGATCGAAAATCAATGTTCTCTATTTCTGACGAAATAAATGAACTAGCAACAAAAGCACGTGACGGCCGTTTAGCTCCGGCAGAAATGAAAGGTGCATCTTGTACCATCACAAACATTGGTTCTGCGGGTGGACAATGGTTTACACCAGTTATTAACCATCCAGAAGTAGCGATTCTAGGAATTGGCCGAATTGCACAAAAACCTGTAGTCAAAAATGGTGAAATTGTAGCGGCACCTGTGTTAGCATTATCATTGAGCTTTGACCACCGTATTATTGATGGTGCTACAGCTCAAAATGCGCTTAATCACATTAAGCGTTTACTGAACGATCCAGAACTATTATTAATGGAGGCGTAA
- a CDS encoding iron-siderophore ABC transporter substrate-binding protein, whose translation MFKKKLSFTLSVLGILTLLLLAACSEATEDATKVEGDKGDEKNTSYMVTHAMGSTEIKETPKKIVVLTNESTEALLALDVKPIGAVQSWEGDPWYDHIKGDMDGVEVVGNETEVNIERIIELKPDLIIGNKIRQEAIYDKLEKIAPTIFSEDLSGDWKVNFDLYAKAVNLEEKGQEVMNNFDQHVLDVKESLGDNVNKEISVVRFSSRPTRIYYTDSFSGVIFEQLGFKRAAHQEKLFTEDNKMGNFAVEVGKELIPEMDADAIFYFTYTDAAAVEEEWINDPLWKNLNAVQSGNVYKVNDTIWNTAGGVIAANTMLEDIKTIFAE comes from the coding sequence ATGTTTAAAAAGAAATTATCTTTTACATTGTCAGTACTAGGCATCCTAACTCTTCTACTATTAGCTGCATGTAGTGAAGCGACAGAAGATGCGACGAAAGTTGAGGGTGATAAAGGGGATGAAAAGAATACTAGTTACATGGTTACACATGCTATGGGTTCCACTGAAATAAAAGAGACACCTAAGAAGATTGTTGTTTTAACAAACGAGAGTACAGAGGCACTGCTTGCTTTAGATGTGAAACCAATAGGAGCCGTACAATCTTGGGAAGGTGACCCTTGGTACGATCATATTAAAGGTGATATGGATGGCGTAGAAGTTGTCGGAAATGAAACAGAAGTAAATATTGAGAGAATCATTGAATTAAAACCAGATTTAATTATAGGAAATAAAATCCGTCAAGAAGCGATTTACGATAAGTTAGAAAAAATAGCACCAACTATTTTTTCAGAAGATCTATCAGGCGATTGGAAAGTGAACTTTGATTTATATGCCAAGGCCGTTAATTTAGAAGAAAAAGGTCAAGAAGTTATGAATAATTTTGACCAGCATGTGTTAGATGTGAAGGAAAGTCTAGGAGATAACGTAAACAAAGAAATCTCAGTTGTTCGTTTTAGCTCTCGCCCGACGCGAATTTACTACACGGATTCATTTTCAGGTGTAATCTTCGAGCAACTCGGATTTAAACGTGCCGCTCATCAAGAAAAGCTCTTTACAGAGGATAATAAAATGGGGAACTTTGCTGTTGAAGTCGGGAAGGAATTAATTCCTGAAATGGATGCAGATGCTATTTTTTATTTCACCTATACTGATGCTGCAGCTGTCGAAGAAGAATGGATAAATGACCCATTATGGAAAAACTTAAATGCAGTACAAAGTGGAAATGTATATAAAGTAAATGATACGATTTGGAACACTGCCGGTGGAGTTATCGCCGCTAACACGATGTTAGAAGACATTAAAACAATCTTTGCAGAGTAG
- a CDS encoding iron ABC transporter permease: MKKYYSFRLFAGKVSFLIDKKATRTILFLMGLTAMVFIISTGLGDFAINPFTTISMFFGGGTDMEQLVVFQFRLPRIIVSLLAGMSLAVAGGLLQGIIRNPLASPDIIGLTAGAGTAVMAFLWIFSNNNHSLYVSIQWLPIAAFIGATIVALVVYLLSWRNGVTPIRLVLIGIGLSALMQAATTMFMILGPIYQASQANIWMIGSVNNASWENVWFLLPSTTILLVIAFISSRNVNVQELGEDVATGVGSYVQKHRFMLLFISTALVGGAVAFAGGIGFVGLMAPHMARRLVGSSFGALLPTSAFIGALLVMLADLVGRTLFLPIIIPAGVFTAGIGAPYYIYLLIKTKNG; this comes from the coding sequence GTGAAAAAATATTATAGTTTCCGTCTATTTGCTGGTAAAGTCTCCTTTTTAATTGATAAAAAAGCAACGCGCACGATTCTTTTTTTAATGGGTTTGACAGCAATGGTCTTTATTATTAGTACGGGTTTAGGTGATTTTGCAATTAATCCTTTTACCACCATAAGCATGTTCTTTGGAGGTGGTACGGACATGGAACAGCTCGTTGTATTTCAATTCCGTCTGCCAAGGATTATCGTTTCTTTATTAGCTGGAATGTCATTGGCTGTAGCTGGAGGGTTACTACAAGGAATCATCCGAAATCCGTTGGCGTCACCAGATATTATTGGATTGACGGCTGGTGCTGGGACAGCGGTTATGGCATTTTTATGGATTTTTAGTAATAACAATCATTCTTTGTATGTAAGTATACAGTGGCTACCCATAGCTGCTTTTATTGGGGCTACAATTGTCGCTTTGGTTGTTTATTTATTATCATGGAGAAATGGCGTAACCCCTATTCGCCTTGTATTAATAGGGATTGGACTATCAGCCTTAATGCAAGCAGCAACGACAATGTTTATGATTTTAGGTCCAATTTATCAAGCTAGCCAGGCGAATATTTGGATGATAGGAAGTGTAAATAATGCATCCTGGGAAAACGTGTGGTTTTTACTCCCATCGACGACAATCTTACTCGTGATTGCCTTTATTTCTTCTCGAAATGTAAATGTGCAAGAGCTAGGTGAAGATGTAGCAACAGGAGTTGGCAGTTATGTTCAAAAGCATCGTTTTATGCTGTTATTTATCAGTACTGCACTAGTAGGAGGTGCAGTTGCATTCGCAGGAGGAATAGGGTTTGTTGGACTCATGGCACCTCATATGGCAAGAAGATTAGTAGGTTCTTCTTTTGGTGCATTATTACCGACTTCCGCTTTTATAGGAGCTCTTTTAGTTATGCTAGCTGATTTAGTTGGAAGAACCTTATTTTTACCAATCATTATTCCAGCAGGGGTTTTTACAGCGGGGATAGGTGCTCCCTATTATATATATCTATTAATTAAAACAAAAAATGGATGA
- a CDS encoding IucA/IucC family protein → MHFQNPVSYREAEKRVRRMLVECILFENLLPNEEAEADNIFFIYGKERVYKCVGKRSVFDRIRIKEDQIFKIVENESLIETTIEELIDELVHNNEDKNGLLMELQQTIKLSSWNQDNLYQPKSRRKSTYEDLESEVMEGHTYHPCYKSRTGFSYEDHAMYGPEAKQSFPLKWIAIKRNYAQLSILKEEQSFWKSELGLSFWEKLLATLHRNGGTFEDYTFLPIHPWQWKSIGEELNRYIEKRIIIPICDGVDAYRATQSVRTLINTTSLSKANVKLSMNMVNTSSLRTIQSQSISAAPFISTWIQQIIRSDSYLHEEVSMVILEEYAGMYFAPKDHNINLDGQLGVIWRQSVRTYMKNQEEAVPFTALLNVERDGRTFIDDWLTKYGATSWLNQFFDVCILPVWHLLVAHGIAVEAHAQNMILIHRNGWPIRVVLRDFHESVEYQKGYVKETEKVPHFETLHENFVGAPEDKYYWMSSVEGLRELIMDTLFVFHLSELSFLMEEQYGYREEKFWHLLNEKMEQHVERFPSITTRLLKLQHTSSSIYVESLLKKKLAHDDEASFRHSVQNVFTTTK, encoded by the coding sequence ATGCATTTTCAAAATCCAGTATCTTATCGTGAAGCGGAGAAGAGGGTTAGAAGGATGCTTGTAGAGTGTATATTATTTGAAAACCTTCTCCCTAATGAAGAAGCAGAAGCGGATAATATTTTTTTCATTTATGGAAAAGAACGAGTGTATAAATGCGTAGGGAAGAGGTCTGTGTTTGATCGAATTCGAATAAAAGAAGATCAGATTTTTAAAATAGTGGAAAACGAATCATTAATAGAGACGACCATTGAAGAATTGATAGATGAGCTTGTTCATAATAATGAGGATAAAAACGGATTATTAATGGAGTTACAACAAACCATTAAGTTGAGTAGCTGGAATCAAGATAATCTTTATCAGCCTAAATCTAGAAGAAAATCTACATATGAGGATTTGGAGTCAGAAGTAATGGAGGGGCATACGTATCATCCTTGCTATAAGTCACGAACAGGTTTTTCTTACGAGGATCATGCGATGTATGGACCTGAGGCTAAACAGTCCTTCCCGCTCAAATGGATTGCCATTAAAAGAAATTATGCTCAGCTTTCTATTTTGAAAGAGGAGCAAAGCTTTTGGAAAAGTGAGCTAGGACTGTCTTTCTGGGAAAAACTATTAGCCACCCTTCATAGGAATGGAGGGACATTTGAAGACTACACATTTCTTCCAATCCACCCGTGGCAATGGAAATCAATTGGCGAAGAGTTGAACCGTTATATCGAGAAGAGAATTATTATCCCTATATGTGATGGGGTTGATGCCTACCGAGCAACTCAATCTGTTAGAACGTTGATCAATACAACAAGCTTAAGCAAAGCGAATGTGAAACTGTCTATGAATATGGTTAATACTTCATCCTTAAGGACAATTCAATCACAGTCCATTTCTGCTGCACCGTTCATTTCAACTTGGATTCAACAAATCATTAGGTCAGATTCATACTTACATGAAGAAGTATCTATGGTTATTCTTGAAGAATATGCTGGCATGTACTTTGCTCCTAAAGATCATAATATAAATCTAGATGGGCAGCTTGGGGTGATATGGAGACAAAGTGTGCGAACATATATGAAAAATCAGGAGGAAGCAGTGCCGTTTACTGCCTTATTGAATGTAGAGCGTGATGGTCGTACGTTTATAGATGATTGGCTAACCAAATACGGGGCAACAAGCTGGCTAAATCAATTTTTTGATGTTTGTATTTTGCCCGTTTGGCATCTTCTTGTTGCCCATGGAATCGCAGTAGAAGCTCATGCACAAAACATGATTTTAATTCATCGAAATGGGTGGCCGATTCGTGTGGTGTTAAGAGATTTTCATGAAAGTGTAGAGTATCAAAAAGGTTACGTAAAAGAAACAGAAAAGGTGCCTCATTTTGAGACTTTACATGAGAATTTTGTAGGAGCACCTGAAGACAAATACTATTGGATGTCGTCTGTTGAGGGACTAAGAGAATTAATTATGGATACTTTATTTGTGTTCCACCTAAGTGAACTCTCTTTTTTAATGGAGGAACAATACGGTTATCGTGAAGAAAAGTTTTGGCATTTATTAAATGAAAAAATGGAACAACATGTAGAGCGATTTCCTTCCATAACAACCCGACTTTTAAAACTTCAACATACGAGCTCTTCTATCTATGTTGAGTCTTTACTTAAAAAGAAATTAGCTCATGATGATGAAGCTTCCTTTCGTCATTCAGTTCAAAATGTATTTACAACTACTAAATAG